CTATCACATCAAAAATGGCCATTATCCAAGGCGAATTAAAGCCCTTTTTTGAACTAAGTGAGGATTTCCAAAGTACTACGGGTGAGTTTTATAATCGTTTTATTTTAAGTTTAGAAGAGAACTCGTTAGTCATTCCCTTTACTGTACAAACAGCTGGATCAATTCTTTTTGAACCTGCGCAAGATTTAGCACTGCCCTATATTAAAATGGATGAAGAAAATAGACCCGTTGCAGATGGGATAGCCTTGTTTTCTGGCCGATCCTATACAGGTAAGAACTTGTCTGCGACACAAGGGGTTTTGTTAAATATTTTAAATGAATCTCTTGGTCGAACAGCACGTATTAATTATTTATACGAGGGAAGTCCTGTTTCAATTCTCATAAATCGAGCAAAGAGAGACGTAAATGTTACGGAAAAAGAAATTGAAATTAACAATAAACTTGATGTTGTCATCACAGAATTTCCACGAGACCATTTAAGGGAACGGGAAATCAGAACAGAACTTCAAAAGTTTCTCTCTGAAAAAATTGAGAAAGATATGAATGAAATGATGGGGAAATTGCAAGAAGCAAAAAGTGATGCCATTGGACTTGGCCGGATCGTCCGAGCCTATCATCCTCGTTTGTATAAAGAAGATTGGAGCGAACATTTTTCCACATTAAATATCCCGATTAACGTAGAAGTTGAAATTGTAAAAACGGGGATATTATATTAAAAAAACCTGTAGTTCATACACCTTTTCTAGTGTGCGAACTACAGGTTTTCTTAAAGTTGGCTAATAAAAATCACAAAAAATGCTAATCATTACAGCTCTAACGTTTCATTCGTATTTTTACCTTTTGGAAGCTCATCTTCATTGCCGATTACTTTCTTCATGAAGTTTACAATGGATTTTGCCGTAGCGGCAGTATCCCAGTATTCTGCAGAATCCGTGTTCACCTTGATTAAAACAATTCGGGGATCTGTATAATCTTTTAAATCAAACATCACTTCATAAGCTTTGCTCCACAACTCCTTTTTCTTTTCAAGGCTATCTACAAGCTCTGCTGTACCCGAAATCGACGCATACGATTTATCCGCTACAATGACATTTACTTTGTCATTGTTTTTAATTTCATCGTATTTATCCGTGTCCTTTAGTGTTAAGAACCATAAATCCCCATCAAACTCCACTTCCTGAAGCTGCATAGGGCGTGCCACGATTTTCCCCTCTTGGTTAATCGTTGCCAGCATGCCGATTTTTGCATCTGTTAAAATACGCTTTAGCGTATCTAGTGCCTCTTGATTTGTATTTTGTGTTTGAGACATACAATCACTCCCTTTCTTTGAGAATGTTCCCATTTGATAATAAAATTAAACACATTCATTCATTTCACGGTATATTTCGCGATACTTTTAATAAGTGTGAAAAAATTACGCGAGCACGAAGTACCATTGCGATGACGATTTCTCTCGTATTTGCAATGAATAATCTTATTTACAATGATGACCTTCAAGCGCGTGCAGATTCCTTTGCCTCTCTAACAGCCTACTCAATTGACATCGCTCATTCCGATTTTGACGTTTCAGCCTTAAAGGAATCTCTCTCGTATGAGGAAGCAAGGGACAATTACTTTATCAAACGAAGCGATTTTAAGTTGGTGCGATGTATATTAGCTTTGTTTTGTGCTACTGGCAATGGCCATTTTAGCATTGAAGACTTTATCGAACATAACGGACGATGCGAAAAATTATTAAATTTTACATCGTCTTATCTACTGGCACAAAGGACAGTGGTTTCGATGTCGCAGAAACCTGCTGCGAATCAATTAAATACGTCGTCCCCGCTATTTCAATTCGCGTTTCCCCTCATCAAAGCGAATAAAGTGTACCACTGCATGTTTTGGTAAAGCCCCAACAACTCATCCACTTCGTATTAGCTTCACTTTTTCATCAAGTTGAATTTTGTCACTTGATTGTACTTCAGTATCCGCAAGGGCCGACTCTTGCCATGTAAGTATTACGAGTAAAGATAACCCGATGACGAATAGTTTTTTCACATTTCGCACTCCTCAAATTTACTATATTAGCAAAATATCACTTTAATTTTCGCGTAATTACAACAAAAAAACAGCCTGCATGGAATTTGCTCCACACAGGCTGTTTGTCATGATTTAGTTTTCTTCCACATCTTTACGATTTTTCTTCGTTAATTTCGAAAGAACTTCGTACACGATTGGAACAACTACTAATGTTAATAATGTCGATGATAATAAACCACCGATTACCGTAATGGCTAAGTCTTGAGAAATCAGACCGCCACCAGCGCCACCGAATGCCATTGGTAACATCGCACCAATTGTCGCAATCGCTGTCATTAAGATTGGACGTAAACGCGTCGCCCCGGCTTCAAGTATCGCCTCACGTAAACTCATACCGTCACGTTCCATATGAATAATACGGTCGACTAATACGATGGCATTTGTGACAACGATACCAATTAACATCAGTAAGCCCATCAGTACAGATACTGAAATCGTTTGACCTGTTGCCCATAAACCAACCCAAGAACCGATTACCGCGAATGGTAATGAGAACAGGATTGCAAATGGTGCTAATCCTTCACCGAATGTCACAACTAAGATGAAGTAAACAATCGCGATGGCCGCGATCATGGCAACACCTAATTTTGTGAATGTATCTGCCATATCAGCAGCAACGCCACCAACACCTGTCGTTACACCTTTAGGGAAATCGAGGTCTTCAATTTTCTTATCTGCAGCAGATGTTGCTTTTGAAATATCTTTGTCTGTAATTGCCGCCGTTACAGTTGCAAAGTATTCACCTTTTTGACGAGAAAGTGAATTTAATGTTGTACCTTCTTCTAATTCTACTAGGTCGCCAATTGTCATTGTTTGACCAGTAGCTGTTTGAATCGGTGTATTTAATAATTCGTCAATGTTTGCTGCAGCTGAACGCGCTTCACGTTGCACGACTACTTCAATATCATCGCCGTCTGATTTTAATGTTGTTAACACTTCTTTTTGATTATTTGTTTGTAGCGCCATTAAAATTTGAGCCGTTGTTAAACCGTATTGTAATACGTTTTGTTGCTCTACTTTTAATACATGCTCTACATACGGGTTAGATGCGTTCGATTCAATATCTTCTAAACCTTTTACATCTACTAATACATCTTCTACTTGTTTTACTGCATCATTTAGCTTATCTAAATCTTCGCTATATAATGTGTAGCTCACTTCGTTTGAAGACATACCCATTGCGAAGTTTTGTGTTTTCCATTCGCCTGATTGGCCAATGTTAAAGATATAATCTTCTACTTCTTTTTTCGCAGCAGGGAAATCATCCATGTTTGGGTCAAAGATTAAGTAGATTAAACCGCCACCAGCGCCGCCACCTGTCATCATCGCAGCTGCATCTGTAGACGTTTCAGTATTTACTGATAACTGAACAATATCCACATCTTCACGTTTTAATAATTCTTTTTCAACCACTTCAATGTTTGCTAATGTATCATCCATTAACTCACCCGTTTCCGGTGTGTATGTTAAATACATAACTTTCTCTTCTTGAGAGCCCATGAAGCTGAAGCCAATTAATGGCGTTAATGCTAATGAACCAAATAACATAACAATCGCAATGATTGACGTGATCCATTTGTGATTTAAACATTTTTCTAAGAAGCCACGGTAAGCTAATGCTAATTTACCAACTTCTTTATGATTACTTTCTGATTTTTCCCCGTAAATTTTCTTACGGAATAATGTATGAGAAAGTGCTGGTACGATTGTAATCGCCACGATTAATGAAGCGATTAAGGCAAATGACATCGTTAATGCGAATGGTAAGAATAACTCCCCAACCATACCGCCTACAAATACTAACGGTGCAAATACCGCGATTGTTACTAATGTCGAAGATAAAATCGGCTTGAACATTTCAATCGTTGCTTCACGAATTAATGCACGACCTTTTAACTTCTCATCTTTTAAGTGCATACGACGATAAATGTTTTCTACAACAACGATCGAGTCATCAATTACACGACCAATCGCTACCGTAATGGCACCAAGCGTCATAATATTTAACGTAATATCCATCCAGTTTAGTAATAGTAATGCCATGAATACCGATACTGGAATTGAGATAATTGAAATAATTGTTGATTTGAAATCACGTAAGAATAAAAGGATAATTAAAATCGCAATTAACCCACCGAATACCGCTTTTTCAATCATCGTAAATACTGAATCTTCAATTGGTTTCCCTTGGTCTAGTGAAATATCAATTTTAAGTCCAGAAATTAATTTTTGCTCTTCTTCGATTAACTCTTTCACTGCGTTAACAACTGTTACTGTATTCGCATCTTGACCTTTTACAATTTGAATTGAAATGGCATCTTTCCCGTTAGTACGAGAAACAGATTGTACTTTACCAACCTTTTCAATCGTTGCAATGTCGCCAAGTTTTACGAATGGCACAGGATTAGTTTCAGATGGCGTCACAGGGATTAACATTTCTTGTAGCTCTTCCACTGTTGTAAACTTACCATCAACCGCAACGGCTTGTTCGCCTTCTTTAAATTCATATAAACCTAAAGAAATCGCTAAATCACTTGCTTGAACCATTTGCTTCACAGAATCCTCTGTTAAGCCAAGCTCTTTCATTTTTTCTTCATCATATGTGAACGCTACTTGTTCAATATGTTGGCCAGTTACTGTTGCAGAAGCAACGCCGTCAATTTTATTTAGCTTCGGTAGTACTAAGTCTTCCACTGTTGACGTTAATTCAACGATGTCTTCCTCACTACTACTTACAGAAAGTGCGATAACCGGCATCATATTCATACTGATCGCCATAATCGAAGGATCTTGAGCCCCTTCAGGAATGACGACATTATCCAATGCGGATTCTAACTCACGTTTCTTTTCATCCATATCCACACCGTACTCGTACTCTACTTGAACTTGAGCAACGTTTGAACTTGATGTTGAATAGACTGCTTTTACATCTCCTAAACTTTCAACGGCCTTTTCATAAGGAATTGAAAGCTCCTCCATAACCTGCTCTGGTGTTGCACCAGGATAAACACCCATGACAATTAAAAATGGGATTGAAATATCAGGAATCGATTCCATTTTCATTCGAGATGCTGAATAAATACCAGAGAACACAATAATGATTGTTAACAACCATACTGCCAGCTTATTTTTTAATACGAAATTAACTAAGCCTTTCACGGTTCCACCTTACCTTTCTTGACTATATGTAACCACCATTCTATAATAATGACTAGCCGGTCACGTGTCAAATGAAAGGACGGGTAAATTATTATGACAAGAAAACAATTAATCATCGATTCTGCGATTACCTTATTTTCAGAAAAAGGCATTGAATCCACATCGGTTCAGCAAATTACCAATCATTGCGGCATCTCTAAGGGCGCGTTTTATTTATCATTCAAATCAAAGGACGAGCTCATTTTTTCCATTATTGAACATTTTTTGAATTCGA
The sequence above is a segment of the Solibacillus sp. FSL H8-0523 genome. Coding sequences within it:
- a CDS encoding Ger(x)C family spore germination protein, which codes for MLVGCWDERLYKNSSVISLSGFEGRIGDITAYYAYPQATTEEMKTIVITGNGVSARAVRQDAELKVEQTLDLSVLSTVLISEDTAKEDIYEYIDIYYRDATNPITSKMAIIQGELKPFFELSEDFQSTTGEFYNRFILSLEENSLVIPFTVQTAGSILFEPAQDLALPYIKMDEENRPVADGIALFSGRSYTGKNLSATQGVLLNILNESLGRTARINYLYEGSPVSILINRAKRDVNVTEKEIEINNKLDVVITEFPRDHLREREIRTELQKFLSEKIEKDMNEMMGKLQEAKSDAIGLGRIVRAYHPRLYKEDWSEHFSTLNIPINVEVEIVKTGILY
- a CDS encoding pyridoxamine 5'-phosphate oxidase family protein, giving the protein MSQTQNTNQEALDTLKRILTDAKIGMLATINQEGKIVARPMQLQEVEFDGDLWFLTLKDTDKYDEIKNNDKVNVIVADKSYASISGTAELVDSLEKKKELWSKAYEVMFDLKDYTDPRIVLIKVNTDSAEYWDTAATAKSIVNFMKKVIGNEDELPKGKNTNETLEL
- a CDS encoding efflux RND transporter permease subunit; protein product: MKGLVNFVLKNKLAVWLLTIIIVFSGIYSASRMKMESIPDISIPFLIVMGVYPGATPEQVMEELSIPYEKAVESLGDVKAVYSTSSSNVAQVQVEYEYGVDMDEKKRELESALDNVVIPEGAQDPSIMAISMNMMPVIALSVSSSEEDIVELTSTVEDLVLPKLNKIDGVASATVTGQHIEQVAFTYDEEKMKELGLTEDSVKQMVQASDLAISLGLYEFKEGEQAVAVDGKFTTVEELQEMLIPVTPSETNPVPFVKLGDIATIEKVGKVQSVSRTNGKDAISIQIVKGQDANTVTVVNAVKELIEEEQKLISGLKIDISLDQGKPIEDSVFTMIEKAVFGGLIAILIILLFLRDFKSTIISIISIPVSVFMALLLLNWMDITLNIMTLGAITVAIGRVIDDSIVVVENIYRRMHLKDEKLKGRALIREATIEMFKPILSSTLVTIAVFAPLVFVGGMVGELFLPFALTMSFALIASLIVAITIVPALSHTLFRKKIYGEKSESNHKEVGKLALAYRGFLEKCLNHKWITSIIAIVMLFGSLALTPLIGFSFMGSQEEKVMYLTYTPETGELMDDTLANIEVVEKELLKREDVDIVQLSVNTETSTDAAAMMTGGGAGGGLIYLIFDPNMDDFPAAKKEVEDYIFNIGQSGEWKTQNFAMGMSSNEVSYTLYSEDLDKLNDAVKQVEDVLVDVKGLEDIESNASNPYVEHVLKVEQQNVLQYGLTTAQILMALQTNNQKEVLTTLKSDGDDIEVVVQREARSAAANIDELLNTPIQTATGQTMTIGDLVELEEGTTLNSLSRQKGEYFATVTAAITDKDISKATSAADKKIEDLDFPKGVTTGVGGVAADMADTFTKLGVAMIAAIAIVYFILVVTFGEGLAPFAILFSLPFAVIGSWVGLWATGQTISVSVLMGLLMLIGIVVTNAIVLVDRIIHMERDGMSLREAILEAGATRLRPILMTAIATIGAMLPMAFGGAGGGLISQDLAITVIGGLLSSTLLTLVVVPIVYEVLSKLTKKNRKDVEEN